From Stenotrophomonas maltophilia, a single genomic window includes:
- a CDS encoding S-(hydroxymethyl)glutathione dehydrogenase/class III alcohol dehydrogenase, producing MKSRAAVAFGPGQPLQIVEIDVAPPKAGEVLVRITHTGVCHTDAFTLSGDDPEGLFPVVLGHEGAGIVVEVGEGVTSVKPGDHVIPLYTAECGECLFCKSGKTNLCVAVRATQGKGVMPDGTSRFSYNGEPLYHYMGCSTFSEYTVVAEVSLAKINPDANPEHVCLLGCGVTTGIGAVHNTAKVQEGDSVAVFGLGGIGLAVIQGARQAKAGRIIAVDTNPSKFELAREFGATDCINPKDFDTPIQQVIVEMTTWGVDHSFECIGNVNVMRAALECAHRGWGQSVVIGVAGSGQEISTRPFQLVTGRKWMGTAFGGVKGRSQLPGMVEDAMKGDIELAPFVTHTMDLDKINDAFDLMHEGKSIRSVVHY from the coding sequence ATGAAGTCCCGTGCCGCCGTCGCCTTTGGTCCCGGCCAGCCGCTGCAGATCGTCGAGATCGACGTCGCCCCGCCGAAGGCCGGCGAAGTGCTGGTCAGGATCACCCACACAGGTGTGTGCCACACCGATGCGTTCACCCTGTCCGGCGACGATCCGGAAGGCCTGTTCCCGGTGGTGCTGGGCCATGAAGGCGCGGGGATCGTGGTGGAGGTGGGCGAGGGCGTGACCAGCGTCAAGCCGGGCGACCACGTGATTCCGCTGTACACCGCCGAGTGTGGCGAGTGCCTGTTCTGCAAGAGCGGCAAGACCAACCTGTGCGTGGCCGTGCGCGCCACCCAGGGCAAGGGCGTGATGCCCGACGGCACCAGCCGCTTCAGCTACAACGGCGAGCCGCTGTACCACTACATGGGCTGCTCGACCTTCAGCGAGTACACCGTGGTGGCCGAGGTTTCGCTGGCGAAGATCAATCCGGACGCGAACCCGGAGCACGTCTGCCTGCTCGGCTGCGGCGTCACCACCGGCATCGGTGCGGTGCACAACACCGCCAAGGTGCAGGAAGGCGACAGCGTGGCGGTGTTCGGCCTCGGCGGCATCGGCCTGGCGGTGATCCAGGGTGCGCGCCAGGCCAAGGCCGGCCGCATCATCGCGGTGGACACCAATCCGTCCAAGTTCGAGCTGGCCCGTGAATTCGGAGCCACCGACTGCATCAACCCGAAAGACTTCGACACGCCCATCCAGCAGGTCATCGTCGAGATGACCACCTGGGGCGTGGACCACAGCTTCGAATGCATCGGCAACGTCAACGTGATGCGCGCGGCGCTGGAATGCGCGCACCGTGGCTGGGGCCAGAGCGTGGTGATCGGCGTGGCCGGTTCTGGGCAGGAAATCTCCACCCGCCCGTTCCAGCTGGTGACCGGCCGCAAGTGGATGGGCACCGCCTTCGGTGGCGTGAAGGGTCGCAGCCAGCTGCCCGGCATGGTCGAGGACGCGATGAAGGGCGATATCGAACTGGCCCCGTTCGTCACCCACACCATGGACCTGGACAAGATCAACGACGCCTTCGACCTGATGCATGAAGGCAAGTCGATCCGTTCGGTGGTCCACTACTGA
- the frmR gene encoding formaldehyde-responsive transcriptional repressor FrmR has product MPHSPEEKKKVLARVRRIRGQCDALDRALEAGADCGPVLQQIAAIRGAVNGLMSEVMEAHLREEFGQPAASDEQRAERVRDMSALIRSYLK; this is encoded by the coding sequence ATGCCGCACTCCCCCGAAGAGAAAAAGAAGGTGCTGGCCCGCGTGCGCCGCATCCGCGGCCAGTGCGATGCGCTGGACCGCGCGCTGGAAGCCGGTGCCGACTGCGGGCCGGTGCTGCAGCAGATCGCCGCCATCCGGGGCGCGGTCAACGGCCTGATGTCCGAGGTGATGGAGGCGCATCTGCGCGAGGAGTTCGGCCAGCCTGCGGCCTCCGACGAACAACGCGCCGAACGCGTGCGCGACATGAGCGCGTTGATCCGCTCGTACCTGAAGTAA
- a CDS encoding Imm70 family immunity protein, translated as MGIGIQLGRITDEIGSSDFLYAFFSTISGNLEPDGWGSRFPIIMEQLYAGCVQKSDAATALFEMHVIRTELAEMPPTHAIWSFDDRAQRPPWGDDIAPEIDSLGNYFVTAHGRDLIALLIDVLEALQEGGDTSARIVSY; from the coding sequence ATGGGCATTGGCATCCAACTCGGGCGCATCACCGATGAGATCGGCAGCAGCGATTTTCTGTATGCGTTCTTCTCGACAATCAGCGGCAATCTGGAACCGGATGGATGGGGAAGCCGCTTCCCGATCATCATGGAGCAGCTCTATGCCGGCTGCGTGCAGAAATCAGATGCGGCCACCGCGCTGTTCGAAATGCACGTCATCCGCACTGAGCTAGCCGAAATGCCACCGACCCATGCCATCTGGTCGTTCGACGATCGAGCGCAGCGTCCGCCGTGGGGAGACGATATCGCTCCCGAAATTGATAGCTTGGGGAACTATTTCGTCACTGCACATGGGCGTGATCTGATTGCGCTTCTGATTGATGTACTTGAAGCACTTCAGGAAGGCGGAGACACGTCTGCCCGGATCGTCAGCTATTGA
- a CDS encoding LysR family transcriptional regulator, with the protein MLPLESLNGLVTFVTTARSGSFTEAADTLGISRSAVGKAIARLEARLGVRLFHRTTRRIALTTDGEAYYASCAAALEEISAAEACLGSAGLPSGRLRIDMPSSFGRLVVLPVLLRLCRQYPDLQLTMTFTDHFVDPVEEGIDLLIRFGGLHQAEHLVARRLGRQRLVTCAAPAYLQAHGVPGSVEELAQHRSIVGFRHGQPVAWRIGSDDAEGTFIPNAAYQLNDGDAVIDAAIAGLGICQMPASLVRRHLQSGALQSVLDAHMQRHIDIHALWPPTRHLRPKVRYVVDELTRLAGEGLFD; encoded by the coding sequence ATGCTGCCGCTGGAATCCTTGAATGGCCTGGTCACGTTCGTCACCACGGCCCGCTCGGGCAGTTTCACCGAGGCCGCCGATACGCTGGGCATCTCGCGCTCGGCCGTGGGCAAGGCCATCGCCCGGCTGGAAGCGCGGCTGGGCGTGCGCCTGTTCCATCGCACCACGCGGCGCATCGCGCTGACCACCGATGGCGAGGCCTATTACGCTTCGTGTGCGGCCGCGCTGGAAGAGATTTCCGCCGCCGAGGCCTGCCTGGGCTCGGCCGGCCTGCCCAGCGGGCGGCTGCGCATCGACATGCCGTCCTCGTTCGGGCGGCTGGTGGTGCTGCCGGTGCTGTTGCGCCTGTGCCGGCAATACCCGGACCTGCAGCTGACGATGACCTTCACCGATCACTTCGTCGATCCCGTCGAGGAAGGCATCGACCTGCTGATCCGTTTCGGCGGCCTGCACCAGGCCGAGCACCTGGTCGCGCGCCGGCTGGGCCGCCAGCGCCTGGTCACCTGCGCCGCGCCGGCCTACCTGCAGGCGCACGGCGTGCCGGGCAGTGTGGAGGAACTGGCACAGCACCGCAGCATCGTTGGCTTCCGCCACGGGCAGCCGGTAGCGTGGCGCATCGGCAGTGATGATGCCGAAGGAACCTTCATCCCCAACGCGGCCTACCAGCTCAACGACGGCGATGCGGTGATCGACGCCGCCATCGCCGGGCTGGGCATCTGCCAGATGCCGGCGTCGCTGGTACGCCGTCACCTGCAATCCGGCGCGCTGCAATCGGTGCTGGACGCGCACATGCAGCGCCACATCGACATCCACGCGCTGTGGCCGCCAACCCGTCACCTGCGGCCGAAAGTGCGCTACGTGGTGGATGAACTGACCCGGTTGGCGGGTGAGGGGCTGTTCGATTGA
- a CDS encoding alkene reductase, translating to MTATLFHPFDLAGTALRNRIAMAPMTRARNPGSVANDLTAQYYRQRASAGLIISEGTPVSPQGQGYIDVPGIWSAEQVAGWKQVTEAVHAAQGTIFAQLWHVGRMSHASLQPGGGQPVSAGTRPVASAPKNTSFVYLDDGSRGHADPTPARALDTAEIPGIVDDFVRGADNAIAAGFDGIELHAANGYLFEQFLNPLINQREDRYGGSLPNRARLILETVDAMAERIGAHRIGVRLAPNNLTFDMPFYPDNEATYLYLAEELGKRGLAYVHLNDNLQQGESVLGEAFLQQFKQSYGGTLILAGGMTRERALQLVEAGTIDLAAFGQPFIANPDLVERLQHDIALATPDRSSYYGGGEAGYLDYPRAQ from the coding sequence ATGACCGCCACCCTGTTCCACCCGTTCGACCTGGCCGGCACTGCCCTGCGCAACCGCATCGCGATGGCTCCGATGACCCGTGCCCGCAACCCCGGGTCGGTCGCCAACGACCTCACCGCGCAGTACTACCGGCAGCGTGCCAGTGCCGGCCTGATCATCAGCGAAGGCACGCCGGTCTCGCCGCAGGGCCAGGGCTACATCGACGTGCCGGGCATCTGGTCGGCCGAACAGGTGGCGGGTTGGAAGCAGGTCACCGAGGCGGTGCATGCCGCGCAGGGCACGATCTTCGCCCAGCTCTGGCACGTGGGCCGCATGTCGCATGCCTCGCTGCAGCCCGGAGGTGGCCAGCCGGTCAGCGCCGGCACCCGCCCGGTCGCCAGCGCACCGAAGAACACCTCGTTCGTGTACCTGGACGACGGCAGCCGCGGCCACGCCGATCCCACTCCGGCACGTGCGCTGGATACGGCCGAGATTCCAGGCATCGTCGACGACTTCGTGCGCGGTGCCGACAACGCGATCGCCGCCGGCTTCGACGGCATCGAACTGCATGCCGCCAACGGCTACCTGTTCGAACAGTTCCTCAACCCGCTCATCAACCAGCGCGAGGACCGCTACGGCGGCTCGCTGCCGAACCGTGCGCGGTTGATCCTGGAGACGGTGGATGCGATGGCCGAACGCATCGGCGCGCACCGCATCGGCGTGCGGCTGGCCCCGAACAACCTCACCTTCGACATGCCGTTCTACCCCGACAACGAAGCCACCTATCTGTACCTGGCCGAGGAACTGGGAAAGCGCGGGCTGGCCTACGTGCACCTCAACGACAATCTGCAACAGGGTGAATCGGTGCTGGGTGAGGCGTTCCTGCAGCAGTTCAAGCAGTCTTACGGCGGCACGCTGATCCTGGCTGGCGGCATGACCCGCGAGCGCGCCCTGCAGCTGGTCGAGGCCGGCACCATCGATCTGGCCGCGTTTGGCCAGCCGTTCATCGCCAACCCGGATCTGGTCGAGCGCCTGCAGCACGACATCGCACTGGCCACTCCGGACCGCAGCAGCTATTACGGTGGCGGCGAGGCGGGCTATCTCGATTACCCGCGCGCGCAGTAG
- a CDS encoding VOC family protein, whose amino-acid sequence MDTPTAAFIVNLDVPDLAAAEAFYTAAFGLRIGRRLGPGAVELLGGPTPLYLLHNEEGSAATEDGDVRDYERHWTPLHLDWVVDDIAAALARAVAAGATLEQPVRERHWGHIAVLADPFGHGFCLIQFSGEGYDALVD is encoded by the coding sequence ATGGATACGCCCACCGCAGCGTTCATCGTCAATCTCGACGTCCCCGATCTGGCCGCGGCTGAAGCCTTCTACACCGCAGCCTTCGGCCTGCGCATCGGCCGCCGCCTTGGCCCGGGCGCCGTGGAACTGCTCGGCGGGCCGACCCCGCTGTACCTGCTGCACAACGAGGAAGGCAGCGCCGCCACCGAGGACGGCGACGTGCGCGACTACGAGCGCCATTGGACGCCGCTGCATCTGGACTGGGTGGTGGATGACATCGCGGCCGCGCTGGCGCGTGCGGTTGCGGCTGGAGCAACGCTGGAGCAGCCGGTGCGCGAGCGTCACTGGGGCCACATCGCGGTACTGGCCGATCCGTTCGGCCACGGCTTCTGCCTGATCCAGTTCAGTGGCGAAGGCTACGACGCGCTGGTTGACTGA
- a CDS encoding DAPG hydrolase family protein, translated as MDTAVNARAWLDHHDLLDPAPMRLETGIQRREDGTLRVAVRTDLHGCKGRMLDWWFTFFETTQHIRWWHPLDHVEHRGWDAAWQRGRSYHGASIHAVESLADIPPVAARLKFHDPRTLLAPERLQAAQDAGDVSAVIAARIGFGDHVRLDAHGDPCDGQMLHVARDTPFGCVLRSRFVLGLDSAEPQRDASDAVGLGLLKHCYTEFSFLSRLLPSLYYGERANGEAVPLPW; from the coding sequence ATGGATACCGCTGTGAACGCTCGCGCCTGGCTGGACCACCACGATCTGCTCGACCCGGCGCCGATGCGTCTGGAGACCGGCATCCAGCGCCGCGAAGACGGCACCCTGCGGGTGGCCGTTCGTACCGATCTGCACGGCTGCAAGGGCCGCATGCTCGACTGGTGGTTCACCTTCTTCGAGACCACCCAGCACATCCGCTGGTGGCATCCGCTCGATCACGTCGAGCATCGCGGCTGGGACGCAGCCTGGCAGCGCGGCCGCAGCTACCATGGCGCCAGCATCCATGCGGTGGAATCGCTGGCCGACATTCCGCCGGTGGCAGCGCGGCTGAAGTTTCATGACCCGCGCACGCTGCTTGCACCCGAGCGCCTGCAGGCGGCGCAGGATGCGGGTGATGTGTCGGCGGTGATCGCCGCACGCATCGGTTTTGGCGATCACGTGCGCCTGGATGCGCATGGCGACCCTTGCGATGGGCAGATGTTGCACGTCGCGCGCGATACGCCGTTCGGCTGCGTGCTGCGCAGCCGATTCGTGCTGGGCCTGGACAGCGCCGAACCGCAGCGCGATGCCAGCGATGCGGTCGGACTGGGCCTGCTCAAGCACTGCTACACGGAGTTCAGCTTCCTCTCGCGCCTGCTGCCGTCGCTGTACTACGGCGAGCGCGCCAACGGCGAGGCGGTGCCGTTGCCGTGGTGA
- a CDS encoding TetR/AcrR family transcriptional regulator translates to MGAMNSTTLPEPTTPTRRRGRPARPEAEVRHAVLQATLELLLAQGYEATTIEAVAAHAGVAKKTVYRHASNREELVGLAVREWTDGFAPQLQRDARNADEVLPVLHAILQAVCAQALSAQAVQVFRLLATDFPGKDALLQAYLHNGIERGRVLLADWLARQQQRGLLRDADHPCTARLILAMAVAEPLRERVIGVVAEDAPVDVHLHECVALLGPVLQVP, encoded by the coding sequence ATGGGCGCAATGAACAGCACCACCCTGCCCGAGCCCACAACGCCGACCCGTCGCCGCGGTCGCCCCGCGCGACCGGAAGCCGAAGTCCGCCATGCGGTACTGCAGGCCACCCTGGAACTGCTGCTGGCACAGGGTTACGAAGCGACCACCATCGAAGCGGTGGCAGCGCATGCCGGGGTAGCGAAGAAGACCGTGTACCGCCATGCCAGCAACCGCGAGGAACTGGTGGGGTTGGCGGTGCGTGAGTGGACCGACGGCTTCGCGCCGCAGCTGCAGCGTGATGCCCGCAACGCCGACGAAGTGCTGCCGGTGCTGCACGCGATCCTGCAGGCGGTCTGCGCACAAGCGCTGTCGGCGCAGGCAGTGCAGGTGTTCCGCCTGCTCGCCACCGACTTCCCCGGCAAGGACGCGCTGCTGCAGGCCTATCTGCACAACGGCATCGAACGCGGCCGCGTGCTGCTGGCCGACTGGCTGGCGCGGCAGCAGCAGCGCGGGCTGCTGCGCGATGCAGACCACCCGTGCACGGCAAGGCTGATCCTGGCGATGGCCGTGGCCGAGCCACTGCGCGAGCGCGTGATCGGCGTGGTGGCCGAGGATGCGCCGGTGGACGTGCATCTACATGAGTGCGTGGCGTTGTTGGGGCCGGTGTTGCAGGTGCCGTAG